The following coding sequences lie in one Glycine max cultivar Williams 82 chromosome 19, Glycine_max_v4.0, whole genome shotgun sequence genomic window:
- the LOC100306270 gene encoding transcription factor MYB114 — MDGSACVRKGLWSEVEDTLLRTCVRQYGEGQWHLVPTRAGLNRCRKSCRLRWLNYLKPNIKRGEFTEDEVDLMQRLHNLLGNRWSLIAGRLPGRTPNDVKNYWNTYIRRKVSSSHKVVINEKQKKTTVKPHVVIKPKARTFSRPSPSGLRGSSVLREEGGESGAKHCSTHHQACAASSEYINNWSTDQWWKTMMHDKGDNLDNNQCLLGYQDEVGKLVKDNNCDENLASLTTQEGEFLIEGQNWSDFFLDTNL; from the exons ATGGATGGATCCGCATGTGTGAGAAAAGGCTTATGGAGTGAAGTGGAAGATACCCTTCTCAGGACCTGTGTGCGACAATATGGTGAAGGACAATGGCACTTAGTCCCTACAAGAGCag GCTTGAACAGGTGCCGCAAGAGCTGCAGATTGCGGTGGTTGAATTATCTAAAGCCAAATATCAAGAGGGGAGAGTTCACTGAGGACGAAGTTGATTTGATGCAAAGATTGCATAATCTTTTGGGAAACAG ATGGTCCTTGATTGCTGGAAGACTTCCAGGAAGAACTCCAAATGATGTGAAAAACTACTGGAACACCTACATTCGAAGGAAGGTATCATCATCTCACAAGGTGGTGATCaatgaaaagcaaaagaaaacaacagtgaagcctcatgtGGTGATAAAGCCTAAGGCTCGAACTTTCTCAAGACCTTCACCCTCCGGGTTGAGAGGGAGTAGTGTTCTTAGAGAAGAAGGTGGTGAGAGTGGGGCCAAACACTGCTCAACTCATCATCAAGCATGTGCAGCTTCATCAGAGTACATTAATAATTGGAGTACTGATCAGTGGTGGAAAACTATGATGCACGACAAGGGGGACAACTTAGACAACAACCAATGCTTGTTGGGCTACCAGGATGAGGTTGGGAAGCTCGTGAAAGACAATAATTGTGATGAGAATCTTGCTTCCTTGACAACACAAGAAGGAGAGTTTCTTATAGAAGGGCAAAATTGGAgtgatttttttcttgataCAAATTTGTGA